A single genomic interval of Acinetobacter sp. SAAs474 harbors:
- the nadS gene encoding NadS family protein, which yields MDNNLFDDLVASIKEAGAIKRNEMKASRVTELELPDIKEVREKTGLTQAEFAARLHISARTLQNWEQGRRYPTGPAATLIRILDAHPTLI from the coding sequence ATGGATAACAACTTATTTGATGACCTGGTTGCTTCAATCAAAGAAGCTGGTGCCATCAAACGCAATGAAATGAAAGCGAGCCGGGTAACTGAGCTTGAATTGCCGGATATTAAGGAAGTACGTGAGAAGACAGGCTTAACCCAAGCTGAATTTGCTGCACGTTTGCATATCAGTGCCAGAACCCTGCAAAACTGGGAACAAGGCCGTCGCTATCCGACTGGTCCTGCAGCGACGCTAATTCGTATTCTGGATGCCCATCCAACTCTGATTTAA
- a CDS encoding type II toxin-antitoxin system RelE/ParE family toxin, translating to MLFIETSIFTKQIKELVSDEEYRQLQQDLLVQPDKGDLIKNGGGIRKVRCAQGNKGKSGGIRVIYYWVTEDDQIFFLVAYPKSMKDNLTDKETSILRQLVKEQFHG from the coding sequence ATGCTATTCATTGAAACTAGTATTTTTACCAAGCAAATCAAAGAGCTTGTAAGTGATGAAGAGTATCGTCAACTCCAGCAAGATCTCTTGGTACAGCCTGATAAAGGTGACTTAATCAAGAATGGCGGTGGCATTCGTAAAGTACGCTGTGCTCAAGGTAATAAAGGTAAAAGTGGCGGTATCCGTGTGATCTATTACTGGGTCACAGAAGATGATCAGATATTTTTCCTGGTGGCTTATCCAAAGTCTATGAAAGATAACCTGACAGACAAAGAGACCTCTATTTTGCGTCAATTAGTGAAGGAGCAATTTCATGGATAA